One region of Cryptosporidium parvum Iowa II chromosome 4, whole genome shotgun sequence genomic DNA includes:
- a CDS encoding CCAAT-box DNA binding protein subunit B, with the protein MNNEVTYKVNTPFINKINCDYVSNNRKISNDSDQIIDNYEDSELITDSESSDLSLPINNIGRMMKLSIPGSAKISRESKMLMQQISKDFIGCISSQAGVICTSNKRRVLNGEDIINALSSFGFGDYTDTLINYLNIWRDVKQSRNIKSYSNIYRSNSSQLNFNENYQIPTENSKQFYGVDQKFENNYVNKSLIDDQKPINNEYNKYFIQNNSPTNNQQITYTNLPKCMNNAVYEYVNLNIDKNINSQKYPENTIEDTNAHYSTNKSHFNTLLLSPTRSINFLNESSPDTPKSSFPPNQCGKRKRIEQEESKIENVADNIEQNIDFNAKYNMNYNIKNSTDVELIENNAFQGNKKSTINFSRNCNSLEYSYNQYKQDDIFLNKNETAFDCYFSSDLYIQEESENDSEYNAYPSGLFIS; encoded by the coding sequence ATGAACAATGAGGTGACATACAAAGTCAATACACCTTtcataaataaaataaattgtgATTACGTAAgcaataatagaaaaataagTAATGATTCAGAccaaattattgataattatGAAGATTCAGAATTAATAACAGACTCTGAAAGCTCAGATTTATCTTTGcctattaataatataggtagaatgatgaaattatcTATACCTGGCTCAGCCAAAATTTCTAGAGAGTCAAAGATGTTAATGCAACAAATTTCTAAGGATTTTATTGGTTGTATTTCATCTCAAGCAGGAGTTATTTGTACGAGTAATAAACGGCGTGTATTAAATGGTGAAGACATTATTAATGCTTTATCTTCTTTTGGTTTTGGCGATTATACAGATACACTGatcaattatttgaatatttggaGGGATGTAAAGCAATCTAGAAACATAAAGTCATATAGTAATATCTATAGATCCAATAGCTCacaattaaattttaatgaaaattacCAAATTCCTACGGAAAATTCCAAACAATTTTATGGTGTTGATcagaaatttgaaaataattacgTTAATAAATCTCTAATTGATGATCAAAAGCctataaataatgaatataataaatatttcattcaaaACAATAGCCCAACAAATAATCAACAAATTACTTATACAAATTTACCAAAATGTATGAATAATGCTGTATATGAATATGTTAATTTGAACATAGataagaatattaattcacAAAAATATCCAGAAAATACTATAGAAGATACAAATGCTCACTATAGTACAAATAAAAGCCATTTTAatacattattattatcacCTACAAGAAGTATCAATTTTCTAAATGAATCTTCTCCAGATACTCCAAAATCATCATTTCCACCTAATCAATGTggtaaaagaaaaagaattgaaCAGGAAGAATctaaaatagaaaatgtTGCTGATAATATCGAACAGAATATAGACTTTAATGCAAAATATAACatgaattataatataaaaaattcaacagatgttgaattaattgaaaataatgcatttcaaggaaataaaaaatcaacCATTAATTTTTCGAGAAATTGTAATAGCTTGGAGTATTCATATAATCAATATAAACAAgatgatatatttttaaataaaaacgAAACTGCATTCGATTGTTATTTTTCATCAgatttatatattcaagaaGAAAGCGAAAATGACTCGGAATATAATGCATACCCAAGCggattatttatttcttga
- a CDS encoding CDC48 like AAA ATpase, producing the protein TVTYLFNNEMKNKQKQKNSFNEEKNELIKSESNINIPLKWPYLLNITISKDISRSNILELRVSESTLNQIGIANGTICVIRYLEKSTCVTVRSLESNIKFGDNQGLIGELVMNNLNIIDEDSGQLEVFPLRSFAKDNNINIEVNKHCILQFFGILDLNNSLNNMKYLSKSTPEFINDNKGIQQLIISRSRGICVFQGNIISIQIASMVYYFKVYEFNRNQEFSEDYSKVVKIGNQTKIELVFENNLFNIKKKSKSNEKKDSIISDEPTQSKRKYGLDKIGGMNHLKHEINKCIINPLKFSKIYSSFGIKPSKGILLYGPPGTGKTLIARSIAEEIELITTFKQDSDLELSVDFIVIDGSNISNNTDDEDNHFFNSIQKVKDNSKKDEFIYTILFIDEIDLICGSRDSFSGINDQNKKYLTAILSLLDGFDENNRVTLIATTNKPNEIDPALRRAGRIDREIAVEVPNSLERKEILELMLIDIPNNLNDSEIDSLVDETQAFVGADLKMLINESINRFLERTTNTEFVDNDQFTLLSFDDIHNSVKNIKPSALRELAIEIPKTDWNDIGGYEEVKEQLKECVEWPLIHSELFEYMKIKPPSGVLLYGPPGCSKTLMAKAVATESKMNFISVKGPELFSKWVGESEKSIREIFRKARQNSPCIIFFDEIDAIGVNRESMSNTSDVSTRVLSQMLNEMDGITTNKQVIVIGATNRPDLLDSALLRPGRLDRIIYIGLPDSKARKKILNIYLKSKNYIQIDDCNKDNNNNGTSFEGNLDSLNATNHNIDSLEVIELCDNITNMEIFDSYDEMIDSLVNLTNGYSGAELALLCRETMMQVIRRTITNRLNSNKDSISNHAKFTWRDISFALNKVKPRIPHSLIEFYENYNKKNNII; encoded by the coding sequence ACAGTaacttatttatttaataatgaaatgaaaaataaacagaaacaaaaaaattcttttaatgaagaaaaaaatgaattaataaaaagtgaatcaaatataaatattccaCTAAAATGGCCATATTTACTAAATATTACAATAAGCAAGGATATTTCAAGGTCAAATATCTTGGAATTGCGTGTTTCTGAAAGTAcattaaatcaaatagGAATAGCAAATGGTACTATTTGTGTAATAAGATATCTGGAAAAATCTACGTGTGTGACAGTCAGATCATTggaatcaaatattaaatttggaGATAACCAAGGACTGATTGGAGAGTTGGTTATGAATAACCTAAATATAATAGATGAAGATTCTGGCCAATTGGAAGTATTTCCTTTGAGAAGTTTTGCCAAGgacaataatattaatatagaGGTTAATAAACATTGTATACTACaattttttggaattcttgatttaaataactctttgaataatatgaagtatttatcaaaatctaCTCCAGAATTTATCAATGATAATAAGGGTATTCAACAACTCATCATTTCAAGATCTAGAGGAATTTGCGTGTTTCAAGGtaatataatttcaatacAAATTGCGTCCATGGTTTACTACTTTAAAGTGTATGAATTTAATAGGAACCAGGAATTTTCTGAGGACTATTCAAAAGTTGTGAAGATAGGTAACCAAACGAAAATTGAATTAGTTTTTGaaaacaatttatttaatattaagaagAAAAGCAAAAGTAATGAGAAAAAAGATAGCATTATAAGCGATGAACCAACTCAAAGTAAAAGGAAATATGGGCTGGATAAAATAGGAGGAATGAATCATTTGAAACAcgaaattaataaatgtaTTATAAATCCCctcaaattttcaaaaatttacTCATCTTTTGGAATAAAACCTTCTAAAGGAATATTGTTATATGGCCCACCAGGGACAGGAAAAACTTTGATTGCTCGTTCTATTGcagaagaaattgaattaattacaaCATTTAAGCAAGATTCTGACTTAGAATTATCCGTTGATTTTATCGTTATAGATGGGagtaatattagtaataatacagatgatgaagataaccatttctttaatagtATCCAAAAGGTAAAAGATAACTCAAAGAAAGATGAATTCATTTATACTATACTATTTATTGATGAGattgatttaatttgtGGTAGTAGGGATAGCTTTTCAGGAATAAATGatcaaaacaaaaaatatctAACAGCAATCTTATCTTTACTAGATGgatttgatgaaaataatcgTGTAACATTGATTGCAACGACAAATAAACCTAATGAAATCGATCCTGCTTTAAGAAGAGCTGGAAGAATTGACCGTGAAATAGCAGTGGAAGTACCAAATAGTTTAGAAAGGAAGGAAATTCTTGAGCTTATGCTAATCgatattccaaataatttaaatgattcTGAAATAGATTCTCTAGTCGATGAAACTCAAGCCTTTGTTGGCGCAGATTTAAAGATGTTAATCAACGAGTCTATAAATAGGTTTCTAGAAAGAACCACAAATACAGAATTTGTTGACAATGATCAATTTACACTTCTTTCATTTGATGATATTCATAATAGtgttaaaaatattaaaccTTCTGCACTTAGGGAACTTGCTATAGAAATTCCCAAAACTGACTGGAACGATATAGGAGGATATGAAGAAGTTAAGGAACAGCTTAAAGAATGTGTTGAATGGCCATTAATTCACTCTGaactttttgaatatatgaaaataaagcCTCCAAGTGGAGTCTTGCTATATGGTCCACCTGGATGTTCAAAAACATTAATGGCAAAAGCTGTTGCTACTGAGAGTAAAATGAATTTCATTAGTGTAAAAGGTCCTGaacttttttcaaaatggGTAGGAGAATCTGAAAAGTCTATACGTGAAATTTTTAGAAAAGCCAGACAAAATTCTCcttgtattattttttttgatgaaattgatgCAATTGGAGTAAATAGAGAAAGTATGTCAAATACTTCTGATGTCAGCACTAGAGTTCTTTCACAAATGTTAAATGAAATGGATGGAATTACAACAAATAAACAAGTCATTGTAATTGGCGCAACTAATAGGCCCGACTTATTAGATTCTGCACTACTTAGACCTGGAAGACTTGATcgaattatatatattggaCTCCCTGATTCAAAAgcaagaaagaaaattttgaatatttatttaaaatcaaaaaattatattcaaattgatgattgtaataaagataataataataatggaacTAGCTTTGAAGGAAATTTAGACAGTTTAAATGCTACGAATCATAATATTGATAGCCTAGAAGTTATTGAATTGTGTGATAATATAACTAATATGGAAATCTTTGATAGTTATGATGAAATGATTGATTCACTGGTAAATTTAACAAACGGTTACAGCGGTGCAGAACTTGCTTTATTATGCAGGGAAACTATGATGCAGGTTATTAGAAGGACTATTACAAACCGCTTAAATTCTAACAAAGATTCAATTAGTAACCATGCCAAGTTTACTTGGAGAGATATATCTTTTGctttaaataaagtaaagCCTCGAATACCTCATTCGTTAATAGAATTTTATGAGAACTAtaataagaaaaacaatataatataa
- a CDS encoding possible HSMGG motif (esterase?) → MQFLNKEIKKICGINIIKKIFVFENERRHSERDGYNNGFAIEKYHGAIKDFNNKKSPNILNQYRNEFGKTFKRNIDNISQVSFYKLKELNNFCFIVKEVDFENTQLTKYIWKTVGANLNQKIDINELINILIKKNENKYLEKLKYLELILQVESKFKLIIDKIFGNLIKYLKFDKNIGEKKMDFFDLIIMECPSIRYFEKILFNNIKSPNFENFAECLYDRLIKTLKLNDDHELNTIIHQIANIALISEHLFKLWSKEFGELHFHSNLMENFQSSSEKEVNSDKKDLLDLILIYGFLIGNKLENKVLKDKEILVILNKLSKLLKEANHFPIYNQIKLLIELIILQLSQESINSPEIKLCTLKIVNEVIENSFNNLLVALIIGNIFKNYDYKISSKDKILHEELISIINKYFLKEKTMNNNQLLKSGINILINNIDIENLELILNKFLINSSMIKSIFELIFIKIQSQILSCIDTLKEDHFEPKQINFGLLNQVINFYKDTNLNNNYLENSIMLNFIKTLKMTEEKKINNEENKSVKFNIEQSKVNVIKLISMINTKFDKYYEHKVEEHKLIKIINSYCLSKIIQNILKENLTKDSCNWGLIHEGIKFLNNYLLLAFNFNLLENIDEIYEFSKFTMNEIKKCFINDKSNQIELKSSIPQSNIYFEVLRLIHNASYISNYKTKENTDIDSLQLLNQGIIPFNLNIKEDNQDFLLTKINDYFNSAINKKDITKSNNNNNINLIFIHGFLGSAFKSWNIDISKESKIPIIIDDNFQSNIIAEHRKEDNSNIKLIQKKNSNIISKLEKNNYLIWPRILLSENKNLKMFAVDYSHEIFNQNQSITLKEISEEIYLKLLKANILTKDIKNYQEKNNIIICHSMGGILLKLIISNHPEITKSIKGIIFFGTPHFGTNLHSNIIKILKKKVSSYIIELSSHYNIKQLKKLNSRFQKLIYSIPKQERPLIYSFSECLPCKIPFLFNISKVIVPHFNSNPFIGNFFILKTDHNFINKLTIYRSDIRYLLIQNLIDL, encoded by the coding sequence ATGCAATTtcttaataaagaaattaaaaagatatgtggaataaatatcatcaaaaaaatatttgtttttgaaaatgaacgAAGACACTCTGAGAGAGATGGTTATAATAATGGGTTTGCTATCGAAAAATATCATGGAGCTATTAAAGACTTTAACAATAAGAAAAGTCCTAATATTTTGAACCAATACAGAAACGAATTTGGGAAAacatttaaaagaaatatcgATAATATTTCTCAGGTCTCTTTTTacaaattaaaagaattgaataatttttgttttattgtCAAAGAAgttgattttgaaaatacCCAATTAACTAAGTATATCTGGAAAACTGTAGGGGCcaatttgaatcaaaaaattgatataaatgaattaataaatatattaatcaaaaaaaatgaaaataaataccttgaaaaattaaaatatttagagTTGATCTTGCAGGTTGAAagcaaattcaaattaattattgataaaatatttgggaatttaattaaatatttaaagtttgataaaaatattggagaaaaaaaaatggattTTTTTGATCTAATTATAATGGAATGCCCTTCCATTagatattttgaaaaaatattatttaacaatattaaatccccaaactttgaaaattttgcTGAATGCCTATATGACAGATTGATAAAAACCCTTAAACTTAATGATGATCATGAATTGAATACTATTATTCACCAAATTGCTAATATTGCATTAATTTCAGAACACTTATTCAAACTGTGGTCAAAAGAATTTGGAGAATTGcattttcattcaaatttgatGGAAAATTTTCAATCTAGTAGTGAAAAAGAAGTTAATAGTGATAAGAAGGACTTGCTAGAccttattttaatttatggATTTTTAATTGGGAATAAACTAGAAAACAAAGTGCttaaagataaagaaattttagTTATCTTAAATAAACTTAGTAAATTACTGAAAGAAGCAAATCATTTTCCCATttataatcaaattaaattgTTGATcgaattaattatattacaATTATCTCaagaatcaattaattctcCTGAAATAAAGCTATGCACATTGAAAATTGTTAATGAAGTTATTGAAAATagctttaataatttattagtcgcattaattattggaaatatttttaaaaattacgactataaaatttcaagtaaagacaaaatattacatgaagaattaatttctattattaataaatacttcttgaaagaaaaaactaTGAACAATAATCAACTTTTAAAAAGTGGCATTaacatattaataaataatatagatattgaaaatttagaactaatattaaataaattcttgATTAATTCTAGTATGATAAAAAGTATCTTcgaattaatttttattaagaTACAAAGTCAAATATTAAGTTGTATAGATACTTTGAAAGAAGACCATTTTGAACcaaaacaaattaattttggtTTATTGAATCAAgtgattaatttttataaagatacaaatttgaataacaATTATTTAGAGAATTCTATTATGTTAAACTTTATAAaaactttgaaaatgacggaggaaaaaaaaattaataatgaagaaaacaAATCTGTTAAGTTTAACATCGAACAAAGTAAAGTCAAcgtaataaaattaatttctatgATTAACacaaaatttgataaatattatgaaCACAAAGTTGAAGAACATAAactaattaaaataatcaattctTATTGTTTAAgcaaaattattcaaaatattttgaaggAAAATTTAACAAAAGACTCTTGTAATTGGGGATTAATTCATGAAggaataaaatttttaaataattatttattattagcattcaattttaatttattggaaaacattgatgaaatttatgaattttccaaatttaccatgaatgaaataaaaaaatgtttcaTTAATGATAAATCAAACCAAATAGAATTGAAATCTTCTATTCCacaatcaaatatatacttTGAAGTATTGAGATTAATACATAATGCATCTTACAtttcaaattataaaacaaaagaaaatactgatattgattctttacaattattaaatcaagGTATTATtccttttaatttaaatattaaagaagataatcaggattttctattaacaaaaataaatgattaCTTTAATTCTgctattaataaaaaagatataaccaaatctaataataacaataatataaatttaatctTCATTCATGGGTTTCTTGGAAGTGCTTTTAAATCTTGGAATATTGATATATCtaaagaaagtaaaattccaataattattgatgataattttcaaagtaatattattgcaGAGCACagaaaagaagataattcaaatattaaattaattcaaaaaaaaaattcgaATATTATCTCAAAActggaaaaaaataattatttaatttggCCAAGAATACTATTATCTGAAAACAAAAATCTGAAAATGTTTGCAGTTGATTATTCACACgaaatatttaatcaaaatcaatcaattactttaaaagaaatttctgaagaaatttatttaaaattattaaaagcaaatattttaacaaaagatataaaaaattatcaagaaaaaaataatataataatttgtcATTCAATGGGTGGAATATTACTAaaactaataatatcaaaCCATCCAGAGATTACTAAAAGTATTAAAgggataatattttttgggACTCCTCACTTTGGAACAAATCTACATTcgaatataattaaaattttaaaaaaaaaagtttcaTCTTATATTATAGAACTTTCTTCTCATTATAACATcaaacaattaaaaaaattgaattccagatttcaaaaattgatttattcaattccAAAACAAGAAAGGccattaatatattcattttcagaATGTCTACCATGCAAAATACCATTcttgtttaatattagtaaagTAATAGTTCCacattttaattcaaatccATTTATTGGTAacttttttatattaaaaacagATCATAACTTTATAAATAAGCTAACAATTTACAGAAGTGATATAAGATATTTGCTTATTcagaatttaattgatttataa